From Choloepus didactylus isolate mChoDid1 chromosome 19, mChoDid1.pri, whole genome shotgun sequence, one genomic window encodes:
- the SRSF6 gene encoding serine/arginine-rich splicing factor 6, whose translation MPRVYIGRLSYNVREKDIQRFFSGYGRLLEVDLKNGYGFVEFEDSRDADDAVYELNGKELCGERVIVEHARGPRRDRDGYSYGSRSGGGGYSSRRTSGRDKYGPPVRTEYRLIVENLSSRCSWQDLKDFMRQAGEVTYADAHKERTNEGVIEFRSYSDMKRALDKLDGTEINGRNIRLIEDKPRTSHRRSYSGSRSRSRSRRRSRSRSRRSSRSRSRSISKSRSRSRSRSKGRSRSRSKGRKSRSKSKSKPKSDRGSRSRSRSRSKDGYEKSRSRSRSRSRSPKENGKGDIKSKSRSRSQSRSKSPLPVPPSKAHSVSPPPKRATRSRSRSRSKSRSRSRSSSRD comes from the exons ATGCCGCGCGTCTACATAGGACGCCTTAGCTACAACGTCCGGGAAAAGGACATCCAGCGTTTTTTCAGTGGCTACGGCCGCCTACTCGAAGTAGACCTCAAAAATGG GTACGGCTTCGTGGAGTTCGAGGACTCCCGCGACGCCGATGATGCCGTTTACGAACTGAATGGCAAGGAGCTCTGCGGCGAGCGCGTGATCGTGGAGCACGCTCGGGGCCCGCGCCGCGATCGCGACGGCTACAGCTACGGAAGCCGCA GTGGTGGAGGTGGATACAGCAGTCGGAGAACTTCTGGCAGAGACAAATATGGACCACCTGTTCGTACAGAATACAGACTTATTGTAGAAAATCTTTCTAGTCGTTGCAGTTGGCAGGATTTAAAG GATTTCATGAGACAAGCAGGTGAAGTGACCTATGCGGATGCTCACAAAGAACGCACAAACGAGGGCGTGATTGAGTTTCGCTCTTACTCTGACATGAAGCGTGCTTTGGATAAACTGGATGGTacagaaataaatggcagaaaTATTAGGCTCATTGAAGATAAACCACGAACGAGCCATAGGCGGTCTTATTCTGGAAGCAGATCAAG GTCACGGTCTAGAAGAAGGTCACGAAGTAGGAGTCGCAGGAGCAGCCGCAGTAGATCTAGAAGTATCTCAAAAAGTCGCTCCCG ATCCAGGTCACGGAGCAAAGGTCGATCACGTTCCCGATCAAAGGGCAGGAAATCCAGGTCAAAGAGCAAATCTAAGCCCAAGTCTGATCGAGGCTCTCGATCCCGTTCTCGAAGCAGATCTAAAGATGGGTATGAGAAATCTCGAAGCAGGTCTCGGTCTCGATCGCGTTCCcccaaggaaaatggaaaaggtgATATAAAGTCAAAATCCAGATCAAGGAGCCAGTCTCGTTCCAAATCACCCCTGCCTGTCCCACCCTCAAAGGCTCATTCTGTGTCCCCTCCACCAAAAAGAGCTACAAGATCCCGTTCTAGGTCTCGCTCAAAATCAAGGTCACGGTCCAGATCGAGTTCCAGAGATTAA